In Deltaproteobacteria bacterium, a single genomic region encodes these proteins:
- a CDS encoding amidase, giving the protein MLDASAMTLARWVRQRKVSPRELVDAHIDRIGAVNPALNAVIAQRFDAARREAELAQARVMSTDDPEQLPPLLGLPFTTKEYIMAEGMPLSAGIWSRRHVVADRDAETVRRLTAAGAILVGITNVPEGGLWMETYNPVHGRTVNPWDPRHAAGGSSGGEAAIVTAGGVAFGLASDIGGSIRIPAAFCGAVGHKPSGRMVPNTGFWPQAHGELSAYLGCGPITRRVEDVMPILRVLAGPDGVDEVVRPWTLGDPDAVDLRDVVVYPTEGNGTTRIADVTRRAIRDAARALQERGATIAELDAPRMKKAFLIWSAMMTAAEGPSYAEVLGNGTPISAGREFLRLLTGRSRHTLPAVAVVGLERIAARLPGAIDKAIADGRALQAELEHTLGPRGVMLHPPYSRPAPRHFAPMLTPFDFVCTGLFNVLEFPATVVPTGFAEGLPLAVQVIARRGNDHLTLAVAGALEQAFGGWRRADPSWRLPAADRV; this is encoded by the coding sequence CTGCTCGACGCTTCGGCGATGACCTTGGCCCGCTGGGTTCGCCAGCGGAAGGTCTCGCCGCGCGAGCTCGTCGATGCCCACATCGATCGCATCGGCGCGGTGAACCCCGCGCTCAATGCCGTCATCGCCCAGCGCTTCGACGCCGCCCGCCGCGAGGCCGAGCTCGCGCAGGCCCGGGTGATGTCGACCGACGATCCCGAGCAGCTGCCGCCGCTGCTCGGGCTGCCGTTCACGACCAAGGAGTACATCATGGCCGAGGGCATGCCGCTCTCGGCCGGCATCTGGTCGCGGCGCCACGTCGTCGCCGATCGCGACGCCGAGACCGTGCGTCGCCTGACCGCCGCGGGTGCGATCCTCGTGGGCATCACCAACGTGCCCGAGGGTGGTCTGTGGATGGAGACCTACAACCCGGTGCACGGCCGCACCGTGAACCCGTGGGATCCACGGCATGCCGCGGGCGGCAGCAGCGGTGGCGAGGCTGCGATCGTGACCGCCGGCGGCGTCGCGTTCGGGCTGGCCTCGGACATCGGCGGATCGATCCGCATCCCCGCCGCGTTCTGCGGCGCGGTCGGGCACAAGCCGAGCGGCCGCATGGTGCCCAACACCGGCTTCTGGCCGCAGGCCCACGGCGAGCTGTCGGCGTACCTCGGCTGCGGACCGATCACGCGGCGCGTCGAGGACGTGATGCCGATCCTGCGCGTGCTGGCGGGGCCCGACGGCGTCGATGAAGTGGTGCGCCCGTGGACGCTGGGCGATCCCGACGCGGTCGACCTGCGCGACGTGGTGGTGTACCCGACCGAGGGCAACGGCACCACGCGGATCGCCGACGTCACGCGAAGGGCGATCCGCGACGCAGCGCGGGCGCTGCAGGAGCGCGGTGCGACGATCGCCGAGCTCGATGCGCCGCGGATGAAAAAGGCGTTCCTGATCTGGAGCGCGATGATGACGGCCGCCGAGGGCCCCAGCTACGCCGAGGTGCTCGGCAACGGCACGCCGATCTCGGCCGGTCGCGAGTTCCTGCGCCTGCTCACCGGTCGATCGCGACACACGCTGCCGGCGGTCGCCGTCGTCGGACTCGAGCGCATCGCGGCGCGCTTGCCCGGTGCAATCGACAAGGCCATCGCCGACGGCCGCGCGCTGCAGGCCGAGCTCGAGCACACCCTCGGGCCGCGCGGCGTGATGCTGCATCCGCCGTACTCACGGCCCGCACCGCGCCACTTCGCACCGATGCTGACGCCGTTCGACTTCGTGTGCACCGGCCTCTTCAACGTGCTCGAGTTCCCCGCGACGGTGGTGCCGACCGGCTTTGCCGAGGGCCTGCCGTTGGCCGTGCAGGTCATCGCGCGACGCGGCAACGATCACCTCACCCTCGCGGTGGCCGGGGCCCTCGAGCAGGCCTTCGGGGGCTGGCGGCGGGCCGATCCCAGCTGGCGGCTGCCGGCCGCCGACCGCGTCTAG
- the infA gene encoding translation initiation factor IF-1: protein MSSDDAIEFEGKVVEVLSGGTFKVNVGEGHDVIAKLAGKMRRYRIRVVLGDRVTVAVSPYDPTRGRITYRPR, encoded by the coding sequence ATGAGCAGCGACGACGCAATCGAGTTCGAAGGAAAGGTCGTCGAGGTCCTCAGCGGCGGCACCTTCAAGGTCAACGTTGGCGAAGGACACGACGTGATCGCCAAGCTGGCCGGCAAGATGCGGCGCTATCGCATCCGCGTGGTGCTCGGCGATCGCGTCACCGTGGCGGTGTCGCCCTACGATCCGACCCGCGGTCGCATCACCTATCGTCCGCGCTGA
- a CDS encoding CBS domain-containing protein: MSANDPTVAEYMTALPATADVGLRLADAEERMTMDNIRHLVVMREGHVVGVLSNRDIAVALSTPGTDAKKLLVGDAMSERPYACAPTTRLSEVALAMEANRWGCALVIEGDDVVGVFTTTDALRALRALATGRPAEPATRAQHMPPAEPEPPRHFKLPKHRPITVTTGIFNAGS, encoded by the coding sequence ATGAGTGCCAACGATCCCACCGTCGCCGAGTACATGACCGCCCTGCCCGCGACCGCCGACGTGGGCCTGCGCCTCGCGGACGCCGAGGAGCGCATGACGATGGACAACATCCGCCACCTCGTCGTGATGCGCGAGGGACACGTGGTCGGCGTGTTGTCGAACCGCGACATCGCGGTGGCGTTGTCGACGCCCGGCACCGACGCGAAGAAGCTGCTGGTCGGCGACGCGATGAGCGAGCGCCCCTATGCGTGCGCACCGACGACGCGGCTGAGCGAGGTCGCGCTCGCGATGGAGGCCAACCGCTGGGGCTGCGCGTTGGTAATCGAGGGCGACGACGTCGTCGGTGTGTTCACGACGACGGACGCGCTGCGGGCCCTGCGTGCGCTCGCCACCGGACGCCCCGCCGAGCCGGCCACGCGGGCGCAGCACATGCCACCCGCCGAGCCCGAGCCCCCGCGCCACTTCAAGCTGCCCAAGCACCGCCCGATCACGGTCACGACGGGCATCTTCAACGCCGGCTCCTGA
- a CDS encoding NADPH:quinone oxidoreductase family protein, which produces MQEPPRGLHAVVRALASSPVAALERGVELTPQSWPDDDELRSDDVIVEVRSANVGWVDLLMSSGQYQHVPELPYTPGLEYAGEIVWRGRDVTGVEIGAGVIADGLSTGPRSKGAHRRWGGFARWAVAPADAVLPLPSSFSFDEGACLLGGAETAYHALVHRARLRAGETVLVLGATGSTGLAAVALAKLQGAIVIAAGRSPEKLAVVRAQGADHVIVLGDDAPRLSAEVKRITDGHGADVVYDPVGGDASSEGLRAAAYGARVLVVGWASTPLVARGGRDPNTLPTNLILMKSLDVLGSPAAIAVHRDPSVRARRLTDILAWARAGRMRPHVGAHFELGELNAALRAKWEGRYAGNVVVRPTAG; this is translated from the coding sequence ATGCAAGAGCCCCCACGAGGCCTCCACGCGGTCGTCCGTGCCCTGGCGAGCTCGCCTGTCGCCGCGCTCGAGCGCGGCGTCGAGCTGACGCCGCAGTCGTGGCCCGACGACGACGAGCTGCGCAGCGACGACGTCATCGTCGAGGTGCGCAGCGCCAACGTCGGCTGGGTCGACCTGTTGATGTCGAGCGGGCAGTACCAGCACGTGCCCGAGCTGCCCTACACGCCCGGCCTCGAGTACGCCGGCGAGATCGTGTGGCGGGGCCGCGACGTCACCGGCGTCGAGATCGGCGCGGGCGTGATCGCCGATGGGCTCTCGACCGGCCCGCGCTCGAAGGGCGCCCACCGCCGCTGGGGAGGCTTCGCCCGCTGGGCAGTGGCGCCGGCCGACGCGGTGTTGCCGTTGCCGTCATCGTTCTCCTTCGACGAAGGCGCGTGCCTGCTCGGCGGAGCCGAGACCGCCTACCACGCGCTGGTCCACCGCGCGCGTCTGCGGGCCGGCGAGACCGTGCTCGTGCTCGGTGCGACCGGCTCGACCGGCCTCGCCGCGGTCGCGCTGGCCAAGCTCCAAGGGGCGATCGTGATCGCAGCGGGTCGTTCACCCGAGAAGCTGGCGGTCGTGCGCGCGCAGGGTGCGGATCACGTGATCGTGCTCGGCGACGATGCGCCGCGGCTGTCCGCCGAGGTCAAGCGGATCACCGATGGCCACGGCGCCGACGTGGTCTACGACCCTGTCGGTGGCGACGCGTCGAGCGAGGGTCTGCGCGCGGCGGCCTACGGCGCCCGCGTGCTGGTGGTCGGCTGGGCCAGCACACCGCTGGTCGCTCGCGGCGGCCGTGATCCGAACACGCTGCCGACCAACCTCATCCTCATGAAGAGCCTCGATGTGCTGGGCTCACCCGCTGCGATCGCCGTGCACCGCGATCCCAGCGTGCGAGCCCGTCGACTCACCGACATCTTGGCGTGGGCCCGCGCCGGCCGCATGCGGCCGCACGTCGGCGCGCACTTCGAGCTCGGCGAGCTGAACGCGGCCCTGCGCGCGAAGTGGGAAGGTCGCTACGCCGGCAACGTCGTGGTGCGGCCCACCGCGGGGTGA
- a CDS encoding DUF1592 domain-containing protein — translation MALALSLAACRGATGSVAADGGADGSGDGSDSGEGDDGADADGCDVALDRSLRLLTRREYEATVLALIPTSSMPAACDHDDDCALAHESCVAGGCQEDPCPLHTFSFSDPAHAFAQVHVAGSFNDWASTVADGGWEMQWVASAGAWVTKRALDDGEHAYKLVVDGLWQTDPTAAASAPDGFGGENSLLTIACVGVTETPDQDEHPAAAFPVEARAPGFPFDDGVESGLVTSVHVEQYLRAAERLASRLLEQLDAHLPCDLENDAAGCTEQFVRSFGRRAFRRQLDDEEVARYVAIADAQPDARTGIAVIVRVMLSSPFFLYRFELGAPDAHGVLRLDAYEIAGVLAFSLWGQAPDDALLDAAAAGGLDRTDDIAARARAMLEDPRARDLVGSFATQWLDVEHVSSLVKNPARHPEFDASLGAAMTEESRTHVVRQIVDGAGHFRDLLLAPTSIVSPALARLYGVDPPAAAQGEVQLPSERRAGILGQAAVLSHLAYADRTSPVRRGVFVLERLLCRPPPPPPADVPSIPEAGGGQTARDVLEQHTADPACAGCHDLIDPIGLSFEHFDAIGGWRDDDNGSTIDAHGALRELDGEPVSFQSTPELAALLAESRDANACFATQVLRFVGGRLETPEDACVQDSMIDAFAASDGDLRDLFVNTVVRWATAARR, via the coding sequence ATGGCCCTCGCGCTGTCGCTCGCGGCGTGCCGCGGTGCGACCGGATCCGTCGCGGCCGACGGGGGCGCCGACGGCTCGGGCGACGGCAGCGACAGTGGCGAGGGCGACGACGGTGCTGACGCCGATGGCTGCGATGTCGCGCTCGATCGATCGCTGCGTCTGCTCACGCGCCGCGAGTACGAGGCGACGGTGCTGGCGCTGATTCCCACGAGCTCGATGCCGGCGGCCTGCGACCACGACGACGACTGCGCGCTGGCCCACGAGTCGTGCGTCGCGGGTGGCTGTCAGGAGGATCCGTGCCCGCTGCACACCTTCTCGTTTTCGGATCCTGCACACGCGTTCGCGCAGGTCCATGTCGCGGGGAGCTTCAACGACTGGGCGTCGACGGTCGCCGACGGCGGCTGGGAGATGCAGTGGGTCGCGTCCGCGGGCGCGTGGGTGACCAAGCGCGCGCTCGACGATGGCGAGCACGCGTACAAGCTCGTCGTCGACGGACTCTGGCAGACCGACCCCACCGCCGCCGCCAGCGCCCCGGATGGCTTCGGCGGCGAGAACTCGCTGCTGACGATCGCGTGCGTCGGCGTCACCGAAACGCCCGACCAGGACGAGCACCCCGCGGCCGCGTTCCCGGTCGAAGCCCGCGCACCGGGGTTCCCGTTCGACGACGGCGTCGAGTCGGGGTTGGTCACGTCGGTCCACGTCGAGCAGTACCTCCGCGCCGCCGAACGCCTCGCGTCGCGGTTGTTGGAGCAGCTCGACGCGCATCTGCCATGCGACCTCGAGAATGATGCTGCGGGCTGCACCGAGCAGTTCGTGCGCTCGTTCGGGCGGCGCGCATTCCGGCGGCAGCTCGACGACGAGGAGGTCGCACGCTACGTCGCGATCGCCGACGCGCAGCCCGACGCCCGTACCGGCATCGCGGTGATCGTGCGGGTGATGCTGAGCTCGCCGTTCTTCCTCTACCGCTTCGAGCTCGGGGCTCCCGACGCGCACGGCGTGCTGCGACTCGATGCCTACGAGATCGCCGGCGTGCTGGCATTCTCGCTGTGGGGACAGGCGCCGGACGACGCGCTGCTCGACGCGGCTGCGGCGGGCGGGCTGGACCGCACCGATGACATCGCCGCGCGCGCCCGGGCGATGCTCGAAGACCCGCGCGCGCGCGATCTGGTCGGTAGCTTCGCGACGCAGTGGCTCGACGTCGAGCACGTCTCCTCGCTGGTCAAGAATCCCGCGCGCCACCCCGAGTTCGACGCGTCGCTCGGCGCCGCGATGACCGAAGAATCGCGGACCCACGTCGTACGGCAGATCGTCGACGGTGCCGGCCACTTCCGCGATCTCCTGCTCGCGCCGACGAGCATCGTGTCTCCGGCGCTGGCTCGGCTGTACGGCGTCGATCCACCGGCCGCTGCGCAGGGCGAGGTCCAGCTGCCGAGCGAGCGTCGCGCCGGCATCCTCGGGCAGGCCGCGGTGTTGAGCCACCTCGCGTATGCCGATCGCACGTCGCCGGTGCGACGCGGCGTGTTCGTGCTCGAGCGCCTGCTGTGCCGCCCACCGCCGCCGCCGCCTGCCGACGTGCCGAGCATTCCCGAGGCCGGCGGCGGACAGACCGCACGCGACGTGCTCGAGCAACATACTGCGGATCCAGCCTGCGCTGGCTGCCACGACCTGATCGATCCGATCGGGCTTTCGTTCGAGCACTTCGACGCGATCGGTGGCTGGCGAGACGACGACAACGGCTCGACGATCGACGCACACGGAGCACTGCGCGAGCTCGACGGCGAGCCGGTCAGCTTCCAGAGTACGCCCGAGCTCGCAGCGCTGCTCGCCGAGAGCCGCGACGCCAACGCCTGCTTCGCGACCCAGGTGCTGCGCTTCGTGGGTGGCCGGCTCGAGACCCCCGAGGATGCGTGCGTGCAGGACTCGATGATCGATGCCTTCGCGGCCAGTGACGGCGACCTCCGCGACCTGTTCGTCAACACCGTCGTCCGATGGGCGACAGCAGCGAGGCGATGA
- a CDS encoding DUF1552 domain-containing protein, with the protein MPALTRRQLLRRLGPTAAVALPFFEALGGRRSHAADSFADRILFLYFPDGVAGTSQDGEPSLWHAAGSEHDFVLGPQLAPLEPLRDHCLFFRGLSMGPTDSGSHPGGAKKLLTATDGGAGTSIDHVIANGVGADAPWKHLYLGAAATADGASGDKHISYPTPGISITPQDDPNAAFELLFGVPMRPGGDQGGVDPLAVSVIDGVLDDMDRLRTRIGDVEAKKLDLHLESLREVEKRIKHGAPRGGDCSASRVEPDLGPADLFDPGRFPEVLRAQLDLMVEAMACGLTRVGVVQASHHTSDLVMSRFPGTPMFDPSFDMRSHQASHYGAHHDPTHAEFVAYVEQRTWFAQQFADLLDALASRPERDGTMLDHSIVVLCTEVCDGNTHLHEDMPFVVAGGASGRIHGGRLLQLDGLRHGALWAALAQAMGADLASFGDAGTPALNGL; encoded by the coding sequence ATGCCTGCACTCACACGACGACAGCTCCTGCGCAGGCTCGGCCCCACGGCGGCCGTGGCCCTGCCCTTCTTCGAAGCGCTGGGCGGGCGTCGAAGCCACGCGGCGGACAGCTTCGCGGATCGCATCCTCTTCTTGTACTTCCCCGATGGCGTCGCCGGCACGAGTCAGGACGGCGAGCCCAGCCTCTGGCACGCCGCCGGCAGCGAACACGACTTCGTGCTCGGTCCGCAGCTCGCACCGCTCGAGCCGTTGCGCGACCACTGCCTCTTCTTCCGCGGACTCTCGATGGGGCCCACCGACAGCGGCAGTCATCCCGGTGGCGCCAAGAAGCTGCTGACCGCGACCGATGGCGGCGCAGGCACCTCGATCGACCACGTCATTGCCAACGGCGTCGGTGCCGACGCGCCGTGGAAGCACCTCTACCTCGGCGCGGCCGCGACCGCCGACGGGGCCAGCGGCGACAAGCACATCAGCTATCCCACGCCGGGCATCAGCATCACACCCCAGGACGATCCGAACGCAGCGTTCGAGCTGCTGTTCGGTGTGCCGATGCGGCCGGGGGGCGACCAGGGTGGCGTCGACCCGCTCGCCGTCAGCGTCATCGACGGCGTGCTGGACGACATGGATCGCCTGCGCACGCGCATCGGCGACGTCGAAGCCAAGAAGCTCGACCTGCACCTCGAGTCGTTGCGCGAGGTCGAGAAGCGGATCAAGCACGGCGCACCGCGCGGTGGCGACTGCAGCGCGTCGCGTGTGGAGCCCGACCTCGGCCCTGCCGACCTCTTCGACCCGGGCCGCTTTCCCGAGGTGCTGCGGGCGCAGCTCGATCTCATGGTCGAAGCGATGGCATGTGGGCTGACGCGCGTGGGCGTGGTGCAGGCCTCGCACCACACGAGTGATCTCGTGATGAGCCGCTTCCCGGGTACACCCATGTTCGATCCCAGCTTCGACATGCGCAGCCATCAGGCCTCGCACTACGGTGCACACCACGATCCGACCCACGCGGAGTTCGTGGCGTATGTCGAGCAGCGGACGTGGTTCGCGCAGCAGTTCGCCGACCTCCTCGATGCGCTGGCGTCTCGACCCGAGCGCGACGGCACGATGCTCGATCACTCGATCGTGGTGCTGTGCACCGAGGTCTGCGACGGCAATACCCACTTGCACGAAGACATGCCGTTTGTCGTCGCCGGTGGTGCCAGCGGCCGCATCCATGGCGGACGCCTGCTGCAGCTCGATGGGCTCCGCCACGGGGCGCTGTGGGCCGCGCTCGCGCAGGCCATGGGTGCCGACCTCGCGAGCTTCGGCGACGCCGGCACCCCCGCGCTCAACGGGCTCTGA